The DNA window TTACATGAGCATTATGCTGAAAACTTAGCTATGGAAGACTTAAGTCAAATTGCAGCGCTATCAATTCGTACCGTGGAGCGGATTTTCAAAAAACAAACCGGACTCACCTTAAGTAAGTATCAACAACTGCTTCGAATTCTAAAAAGCATTGAATTACTGAACGAGCAAGAACTCACTATTTCAGAAATAGCCTTTAGAGTAGGCTATAAAAGTCTTCAGGCATATACCAATAGTTTTTTCTCTGTCATGCAGTACCGTCCCTCTGAGTTTCTGAAGAAATTGGGTGGTATAGTATCTTCCCAGCCGGATTCAATCCAATAGAAAGGGGAATCATAGAATCTGAACTCAATTTTTGTGATTACCCCTATAAATCTCTCACAAGAATACAATTAACCAAAGGCCTGTTCGCAAAATAAATTATCTTTGTTAGATACCTAAATTTTCTCAATCATGAAGTTAGAATTATATCAGATAGATGCGTTTACAGAAGAGATTTTCCATGGAAATCCTGCATGTGTTGTTCCTTTAAAAAACTGGTTACCCGATGAGATCCTTTTAAAAATAGCCTGTGAGAATGCTGTAGCAGAAACTGCTTTCTTTATTGATAACGGCGATACCATTCACCTCAGATGGTTTACCCCTGAAATAGAGATGGATTTATGTGGACATGCTACCCTTGCCACAGCACATTGCTTAGTTTCCATCTTACACTATGAGAATGACAGAATCATTTTCGAAACCAAAAGCGGTGAGTTAACAGTGGATATAAAAGACGGAGTTTATGAGATGGATTTCCCGTCAAGAATGCCTGAAGCAGCTACTCTTCCGGATACCATAGCTCAATCTCTCAATATACAACCTAAGGAAGTCTTTAAATCAAGAGATTATGTTCTGGTATATGAATCTGAAGAAGACATTAAAAATATCAAAATTGAAAGATCCGTTTTTGATCTTATCAATCTGGATCCGGGAGGTGTTGTAGTGACAGCAAAAGGTACTGACAGCGATTTTGTTTCAAGATATTTTACGCCACAGTCCTCGATTCTCGAAGATCCTGTAACCGGCTCTGCGCACTGCTCGCTCATTCCTTTCTGGTCATCAAGATTAGGAAAAAACCAGCTTTTTGCCCGTCAGCTATCAGAAAGAGGCGGCCAGCTCTATTGTGAAAACAAAAACGAGAGAGTGATTGTAGCAGGTAAAGCCAGAACCTATTCTACAGGACATCTATGGATAGAATAATGGTATTTTCAAGACAAACGTGATCTTATAAAAAGTATTTGAAGATATCTTTCCGAGTCCACAAAGAACAAAACACACCAGTTTTCTGAATTGGTGTGTTTTTAACAACTAATAATCAATCAATTACATACTATTAGTTGTGATTTTTATCGTCAGAGTTAATATGATAAAAACGACATTACCGATTGATAGATTGTATTTTTTGTTTGTAGGGGTAGATGTACACTTTGATAATTTCCGCTCAGGATTTTTACAATATCTCCATTTGGTGCTATTAGTACGGATTTACCTTCGTATGAACATTTTAACAAATATCTATGGTTTTCTATGGCTCTTAATCTCACGATATCTAAATATTGCTTTCTTCCATAGAAAGAATTGTTCATAAATTCTTCGCTTGTTAACAGTAATAATTTGTTAGAGTTAAGAGATTTTTTTGCCACAAAATCAGAAAATAAAATTTCATAACAAACAAAAGGAAATGAATGTAGGCTTCTACTTATTTGTGATTCATCATCTACATTATTTTTAAGATAATTGGATTTTCCAAAAAAAGGGGTTAAAAATGGTGAAGTATATTCAGTGACCGGTACATATTTCTTTTTGGTACGAAATAAGGATTTCTCTTTGTCAACATAAGTTATACCGTTAAACTTGTTAATGCTGTCATTTAAAATTTCCGAACCCAATACAATTTTATAGTTATTAAGTGTAAGGAAATTATTTAAAAGATAGGAAGCTTCGCTATACTTGAGATCTTTGGAACTTGTAGAATAAAATAACTCGGGTGTTATAAGCGTGAGTCCTTTAGCTGCCTTTTTTACTTCAAGATATCGTAAGATTAATTTAGTTTTATCATAATTAGATAAACTCATATCTTGCTTTGAAGGGACAAAGCACACCATATTTTCTGTTTTATAAATTTTATCATTTGGTTTCAGATAGGTAAACAATGAAAGGATGGGAATCAAAAATAACAGGAATAATAATGCATAATATTTCTTTCTATTTTCAGAGGTGATTACTATGTAAATGATTAACGCAATACACAGTAACCAGGCAGTTCCGCTGTACACCCCGGTAAAAGAGTACCACTGAACTAAAAACCATTGATTTGCCAACACATTTCCAAAAGTCAACCAAGGCCATGCAATATCCCATTTTGTTAATATCCATTCACTGATCGGCCAGAAAATTATCAAGGTAACTTTATTGCTTATTTTATTTGTTTTCAAGTAAGAAATAAGGACAAAGAAAAGTGTCATTACTGTAGAGTTCGCCAAATATGTTATTATAGAATTAGTAGCATCCACTGTGAAAAGCCAAAATGTTGCAAAAACGTTTAACGCCAGAAACACAGGGAAGATATATACAAATCGATATCCGAAGCTCCTGTGCTGGATATCGTTTAAAAATGTATATAGGACAACTAAGTTAGCGATGAAAATTATTCCAATATAATTCCAGGATATAAATGCCATGCAAGCAAATAAAGTCAGTAATTTCAGGTATCTAAGGATCATTTCAGCAGATTTTGATCAAAGGTATCAGAGAAATACCCAGCTTCCCGTTCAAAAAAGTTCTGGTAATAGTATGTTGAATTTTTGAATTCCAAATTATTTAATAAAATAAATGGTACATATCTGAAATCATAATGAATGAAACTGTTTATTTTGTTTAATGTTTTACTTTTTGCATTCATATTTGCCAGTGGTTTACGTAAAAAGCTTTCTGTAACTGAGAAATCATTTGCCTGAAATATATGAATCACCTCATGCGGGATGAGCTGTACATTATCATGCTCCGAAGATTTATATACAATCACTCCCGGATAGGTCGCTGCAAGCGTGTTGTATTTCTCAAAAAGATCACTGCTGTTTGAGAAGATAACTTGTCCGTTTTGCAGAGTCCTTTTTAATTCAAATTTTGATTTAGATTGTAAAGCGACACCGAGCGTATAAATAAATGCTACCGGCATTAGTTTATATTTTACTTCTAATTTTTCTTTGGCAATCAGTTCAATTCTGCTAAATCCAAAATTAAGATGCCAGTATTCCCAGAAATTATTGTTTAAAGCTGCATTTTCTTTGATGGAAGTTCCTGCTGCATTGACCAATTTGGCAGCCCATATTAATTTCCAGTCATTTTCTTCTTCTGAAAGTCTTACCAGCCTCTTACTTTCAAAAGTTAAATAGCCACCTAGCGCACCCTGGCAAAAGCCTTTTAGTACGACCTTTCCTAATTTCTCATTTTTGTTCTTGTTAATAATTGCCCCAACGACTCCGATTATAGAGCCTATACTCACATTATAAATTAATTCTTTACCGTCTGAAGTTCTGGGCGCCTGTGCTAATGAGGTGGGAAGAGGTAGAATAAAAAGGAAAATAAATAAGTAATATTTAAGCATAATCAATAATTTAAAGGTTGCCATTTAGAATGACAACCTTCTTTTTATTATAAATTTTTAACTTAGTAATTGATTTGGTAATCAGCGCGTACCGCAGTTAATGCTCCCACTGATGTCTCATTCACAACAGAGCCTGATGAATCTATTGTATATGCCATTCTGCCAATATAAAAAGATAGAAAGGCTCCCTTAGGAAACTTCTCAAGATCTTCTTTTGTTACCGTATAGCTTCCGTTATCTTCCACCTTATCATAAACGACTTCATTGTTTGGTTTTGATTCTCTTATCACTAAATCTTCTTGTTCATAAGGGTTATATTCAACGCCCAATATCATCCCGTTTTCATTCTTAGGATCCTTATTCCATGTAATAACGGTACCGGGAACCAGTTTTCCGTTCACAAGACCGGAAACACCAACTTGCACTAATTCAGGTATATAAACGTGGATACCTGATGCACCTTCCTGCTCACCTTTAGCAGTAGTGGAGTTTGTTTCTTGTGCAAAAATTAATTTACCGTTTTTTTGACTGATACTAATTTTCTTTCCAAATAAACTAGAATTATCAACATTGCTGATCCAGGAGTTCCCAAATTCTGAATAGTTAACCTGTGAGCTATATTCTCTACCCCCAAAAGTAATACCTAGTGGTTCTGCACCCTTTGAGCGTGAGGATATACTAAACATCCTGTTTTTACTATAAAGACCTCCCAGGTTTTCAATAAGTATGTGGTTTTTAGCTTCTGAATTATAGATTTTTGATATTACATCCTGGTAAGTAGCTAATTTTTCATCTGCTTTGGTAATGTTTGTGCTTTCATTAGAGCAAGACATTGTTAATAATGCTGCAAAAAAGAGTGATGCGAATATTTTTTTCATAAGTATTTTATTTATTATTGTCTTGACATAAATGCCCATTGATTAAAATTCCATTGCCCAACATAGCCTGCATTAAAATTTTGCTCTGTTGTCCATTTTCCTCTTGCATAAACATTATCGGTCCAAAAACCGTTTCTAACTTCGTAGTAATCAATTGTTACTTTGTAATTATGTCCTCCGGGAACCTGAACTTCAATTGTAGTTTTAGAAGGATTAGCTACATCCCATACTTTGGTTTTTACTCCATTCACTCCCCAGGTATTATCATTG is part of the Chryseobacterium lactis genome and encodes:
- a CDS encoding PhzF family phenazine biosynthesis protein; the protein is MKLELYQIDAFTEEIFHGNPACVVPLKNWLPDEILLKIACENAVAETAFFIDNGDTIHLRWFTPEIEMDLCGHATLATAHCLVSILHYENDRIIFETKSGELTVDIKDGVYEMDFPSRMPEAATLPDTIAQSLNIQPKEVFKSRDYVLVYESEEDIKNIKIERSVFDLINLDPGGVVVTAKGTDSDFVSRYFTPQSSILEDPVTGSAHCSLIPFWSSRLGKNQLFARQLSERGGQLYCENKNERVIVAGKARTYSTGHLWIE